In the Hordeum vulgare subsp. vulgare chromosome 7H, MorexV3_pseudomolecules_assembly, whole genome shotgun sequence genome, one interval contains:
- the LOC123407426 gene encoding serine/threonine protein phosphatase 2A 55 kDa regulatory subunit B alpha isoform, whose protein sequence is MNPRDSDDDRPGAAAGASSAAPEQQQQQQSLEWRFAQVFGERAAGEDVQEVDIISAIEFDKSGDHLATGDRGGRVVLFERTDARDEHANRRELERQDVPITRHPEFRYKTEFQSHEPEFDYLKSLEIEEKINKIKWCQTSNNALFLLSTNDKTIKYWKVQEKKVKQVSVMALDTSQTVGDGTTSHASTSTSEPPLPNGGCSKNSDSLNSNLVFPPGGYPSLRLPVITSQDVNLVARCRRVYAHAHDYHINSISNNSDGETFISADDLRINLWNLDINSQSFNIVDVKPTNMEDLTEVITCAEFHPTHCNTLAYSSSKGSIRLIDLRQSALCDNHSKIFEEHEAPGARSFFTEIIASISDVKFSRDGRYLLSRDYMTLKLWDLNMDSGPVSTFQVHEHLRPRLCDLYENDSIFDKFECCLSGDGLHVATGSYGNLFRVFGSTPGSTEVTTLEASRNPMRRQIANPTRPTRGTLTSMTRGVRRGGENLGVDANGNSLDFSTKLLHLAWHPTENSIACAAANSLYMYYA, encoded by the exons ATGAATCCCAGAGATTCCGACGACGACCGCcccggggcggcggcgggtgcGTCCTCGGCGGccccggagcagcagcagcagcagcaatcgCTGGAGTGGAGGTTCGCGCAGGTCTTCGGCGAGCGCGCGGCGGGCGAGGACGTGCAGGAAG TTGACATCATCTCTGCAATCGAGTTTGATAAATCTGGTGATCATCTTGCCACCGGAGACAGAGGAGGACGTGTTGTTCTATTTGAGAGAACAGATGCTCGGGAT GAGCATGCTAATCGGAGAGAACTGGAGAGACAGGATGTTCCAATTACTAGACATCCTGAGTTCCGCTATAAAACGGAGTTTCAGAGTCATGAACCTGAG TTTGACTACCTCAAAAGTTTGGAAATAGAGGAGAAGATCAACAAAATCAAGTGGTGCCAGACATCCAACAATGCACTCTTTCTACTGTCCACAAATGATAAGACTATCAAATACTGGAAG GTCCAAgagaaaaaggtaaaacaagtttCAGTTATGGCTTTGGACACTTCCCAAACTGTAGGGGATGGTACCACTAGTCATGCGAGTACCAGTACTTCCGAGCCTCCTCTTCCAAATGGTGGatgttcaaaaaattctgatAGCCTCAACAGTAATCTCGTATTTCCACCTGGAGGTTACCCATCGCTGCGTTTACCTGTG ATTACTAGTCAAGATGTGAACCTTGTTGCTAGATGTCGACGCGTATATGCCCATGCTCATGATTACCATATTAATTCTATTTCGAATAATAG TGATGGTGAAACATTCATATCAGCAGATGATCTGCGAATAAATCTATGGAATTTGGACATAAACAGCCAGAGCTTTAACATTGTTGATGTGAAGCCTACAAACATGGAAGATCTAACAG AGGTGATTACTTGTGCGGAGTTCCACCCCACTCATTGTAATACACTGGCCTATAGTAGCTCAAAGGGTTCTATCCGGCTAATCGATCTGCGACAGTCTGCATTGTGTGACAACCATTCCAAAAT ATTTGAGGAACATGAAGCACCTGGAGCAAGATCGTTCTTTACGGAGATAATAGCATCAATTTCAGATGTAAAGTTTTCAAGGGACGGAAGATATCTTCTTAGTCGTGATTATATGACTCTCAAA CTATGGGATCTAAACATGGATTCAGGCCCTGTTTCAACCTTCCAGGTCCATGAACATCTAAGACCAAGG CTTTGTGATCTGTATGAGAACGACTCAATATTTGACAAGTTTGAGTGTTGTCTTAGTGGGGATGGACTTCATGTTGCAACTGGCTCTTATGG TAATCTATTCCGTGTTTTTGGTTCTACTCCTGGTAGCACGGAGGTGACCACTTTGGAAGCTAGCAGGAACCCGATGAG ACGTCAGATTGCAAACCCAACCAGACCCACGCGGGGGACGCTGACCTCTATGACCCGTGGTGTGCGAAGAG GTGGGGAAAATCTAGGTGTTGATGCCAATGGAAACTCATTAGACTTCTCGACGAAGTTGCTCCACCTTGCATGGCACCCCACCGAGAATTCCATTGCATGCGCTGCTGCAAATAGCCTGTATATGTATTATGCGTAG